From one Bifidobacterium sp. WK012_4_13 genomic stretch:
- a CDS encoding heavy metal translocating P-type ATPase: protein MAIAVALIVATVLTAGVAGYFFAPKHAKAASDEGDVQLARIEVKGGYSPSNIAVKAGKPIRLLFDRKESGECSSHVVFSDLGIDLALPAYSTTTLDIPALPEGDYPFACGMNMLHGMLQVRGGGVSGSSSDSASDSGLEEASRAHPGIGAPRGIEADAADGDQAIDQDDESHAREIKQLWIRLIIGVVFTLPIFIAAMLHPFLGHMIPAFLMNPWVQLVLTLPVMSFSGWPVHRTGWLAIAHRSAEMNSLVALGTATAFIYSVIVTIDPTIVPLGSREPYFEAVGTIITLMILGQLLEAKARAGTGDAIRKLIDLRPSTARVVRGSEGEGERIETLPVKEVVAGDIIAIRPGEKLPVDGLVLSGESSVDESMITGESMPVRKRRGDDVVGATVNVNGSLRYRATKLGKDSVLSHIVSLVRSAQASKAPIQRLADRIAKYFVPAVMIIAIWTFVIWWIFGPAPQAVHGIVAAVSVLVIACPCALGIATPLSVTIGTGKGAQAGVLIRSATALESLHAMKVLILDKTGTITEGKPTVTDIWPRDLDDDSLALIAAAEQNSEHPLAHAIVETARRRSVPMLQSEGFNAVAGQGVSASVGGHTVVVGNLTMLKNQRVNVAEDAPSALMGQAEEWASHGKTPVAAAVDGRLVAVMAVADAVKDDSRYAVQELKKRGIEIYMITGDSRGTAETIARQVGIEHVIAGVPPEGKAAKIVELQRDATVVGMVGDGINDAPALAQANIGIAIGTGTDIAIESSDVTLMSGKLTSVVTAIDLSRATMRNIRENLGFAFGYNTLGIPIGAGVLFPFTGLLLNPMIAGAAMAFSSLSVVINANRLRSFSWHGQARATDTEGVSLPFEDSRRGDSDEEPTDKNFPTMQNNSKGDSIMSDSQSSQKDSSTLKDPVCGMTVNIQDAAATRTVDGKQYAFCSAHCAAEFDGDTQKYTKA from the coding sequence ATGGCAATTGCAGTTGCGTTGATTGTGGCGACGGTACTGACGGCTGGTGTGGCAGGCTACTTCTTTGCGCCGAAGCATGCGAAGGCAGCCTCGGACGAGGGGGACGTTCAGCTTGCCAGGATTGAGGTCAAAGGCGGGTATTCGCCCTCAAACATTGCGGTCAAGGCAGGCAAGCCCATACGATTGCTGTTCGACCGGAAGGAATCGGGCGAATGCTCGTCGCACGTGGTTTTCTCTGATCTGGGCATAGATCTTGCCCTGCCTGCGTATTCAACGACGACCTTGGACATTCCCGCACTCCCCGAAGGCGACTACCCATTCGCATGTGGCATGAACATGCTGCATGGCATGCTCCAGGTTCGTGGCGGTGGAGTCAGCGGATCCTCTTCGGACTCTGCCTCGGATTCGGGCCTGGAAGAAGCTTCTCGGGCACACCCCGGAATTGGCGCACCTCGCGGAATCGAAGCCGATGCGGCGGACGGCGACCAAGCGATTGACCAGGACGATGAAAGCCATGCAAGGGAAATCAAGCAACTCTGGATCAGACTCATCATAGGTGTGGTCTTCACGCTTCCGATATTCATCGCAGCGATGCTTCATCCGTTCCTGGGACATATGATTCCAGCGTTTCTGATGAATCCCTGGGTGCAGCTCGTCCTGACGCTCCCCGTGATGTCCTTCTCCGGCTGGCCGGTGCATCGTACGGGCTGGCTTGCCATCGCGCACCGTTCGGCGGAGATGAATTCACTGGTCGCGCTCGGAACCGCAACGGCCTTCATCTATAGCGTGATCGTGACCATCGATCCGACGATCGTTCCCTTGGGTTCCCGCGAACCGTATTTCGAAGCGGTCGGAACGATCATCACCTTGATGATTCTTGGACAGCTCCTCGAGGCCAAGGCGCGTGCAGGAACCGGTGACGCGATCAGGAAACTGATTGATCTGCGTCCTTCGACTGCACGTGTCGTTCGTGGTTCTGAAGGTGAAGGCGAGCGTATCGAGACGTTGCCGGTCAAGGAGGTGGTTGCCGGTGACATCATTGCGATTCGTCCTGGGGAGAAGCTGCCCGTCGACGGGCTGGTGCTCTCTGGTGAGAGCAGCGTCGATGAATCGATGATCACTGGGGAGTCGATGCCAGTGAGGAAGCGAAGAGGCGACGATGTCGTCGGAGCCACCGTGAATGTCAATGGTTCCTTGCGCTACAGGGCGACCAAGCTTGGCAAGGATTCGGTGCTTTCGCACATCGTCTCTCTCGTGCGAAGCGCTCAGGCTTCGAAGGCGCCCATTCAGCGCCTCGCAGACCGTATCGCCAAATACTTCGTGCCGGCGGTGATGATCATCGCCATTTGGACATTCGTCATATGGTGGATTTTCGGACCTGCCCCGCAGGCCGTTCATGGCATCGTCGCAGCGGTTTCCGTGCTGGTCATTGCGTGTCCTTGTGCATTGGGGATTGCAACGCCGCTGTCAGTCACGATAGGAACGGGAAAGGGTGCCCAGGCGGGAGTCCTGATACGGTCGGCCACAGCACTCGAATCCCTGCATGCCATGAAAGTGCTCATCCTTGACAAGACCGGAACGATAACCGAGGGAAAGCCCACGGTGACCGATATCTGGCCCAGGGATCTGGATGACGATTCGCTTGCGTTGATCGCAGCGGCGGAACAGAATTCGGAACATCCTCTGGCGCATGCAATCGTTGAGACGGCGCGTCGGCGCTCTGTGCCCATGCTGCAGTCAGAGGGCTTCAATGCGGTTGCGGGCCAAGGGGTAAGCGCTTCGGTAGGCGGGCACACCGTCGTCGTAGGGAATCTGACGATGTTGAAGAATCAACGCGTCAACGTTGCCGAAGATGCACCCTCTGCGCTGATGGGACAGGCAGAGGAGTGGGCCTCGCATGGAAAGACACCCGTCGCAGCCGCAGTCGACGGCAGGTTGGTGGCAGTCATGGCAGTTGCGGATGCCGTCAAGGACGATTCCAGATATGCCGTGCAGGAGTTGAAGAAACGCGGAATTGAAATCTATATGATTACCGGAGACAGCAGAGGGACGGCAGAGACCATAGCGAGACAGGTCGGCATCGAACACGTCATCGCCGGGGTTCCGCCCGAAGGCAAGGCCGCAAAGATCGTGGAACTGCAACGCGATGCGACGGTTGTCGGCATGGTCGGAGACGGCATAAACGACGCACCCGCCCTTGCACAGGCCAATATCGGCATCGCAATCGGTACGGGAACCGACATAGCGATCGAGTCTTCGGATGTCACGCTGATGTCTGGAAAACTGACCAGTGTGGTGACGGCGATCGACCTGTCTCGGGCAACGATGCGAAACATTCGCGAGAATCTGGGGTTCGCCTTCGGATACAACACTCTCGGCATACCCATCGGTGCGGGCGTTCTGTTCCCCTTCACCGGTTTGCTTCTGAACCCAATGATCGCAGGGGCCGCGATGGCATTCTCCTCGCTTTCGGTTGTCATCAACGCGAATCGACTTCGTTCGTTCTCGTGGCACGGACAGGCGCGGGCGACAGATACCGAAGGCGTTTCCCTGCCCTTCGAGGATTCCCGGCGAGGCGACTCAGACGAGGAGCCGACGGATAAGAATTTCCCAACAATGCAGAACAACAGCAAAGGAGACAGCATCATGTCTGATTCACAGAGTTCACAGAAGGATTCGTCGACGTTGAAAGACCCAGTATGCGGAATGACCGTCAACATTCAGGATGCGGCGGCCACTAGGACCGTCGATGGCAAGCAATACGCGTTCTGCAGCGCACACTGCGCGGCGGAATTCGATGGTGATACCCAGAAATACACGAAGGCATGA
- a CDS encoding SpaH/EbpB family LPXTG-anchored major pilin, giving the protein MTVLIVLASAMSPIAAHAASSSGNIDPGQRGSLTVHKYAQPNVNAELPNDGSEIGADRLADLTAIPDVTFSIKKVPGVDLSTESGWDAVESAYSGDDAIGNAVSATKDVTAQTATTDASGIANFPDLDLGVYLVQETATPTNVTASQPVVVTVPLPKADNDGSWLYDVHLYPKNVVSSIVKKVEQGSTTEKPVIWTIESSIPGGRPTDMYRVVDLLDPRLELLSSAVTLTGGSGVKLVSSEDYVVTSSTAASGTTVSITFTEAGRGKLFSAIAADPQSAVRTVLTTKVTALGADGLIPNSATLFPNSSTTVVSNKPKAVFGNLTLKKVDASNQRALKGARFQIFSSLSDAQAAKDAITVNGSSAWTSDDKGLLTISGLAYGNYWIREVAAPDGYVASHDTFMVKVDSFDNASDYTISNLAKSVTSTPGTVPGSYSWYGGPLARTGSSIAAFVVLFAVGGALGAALLRRKFSSSAYLGGDR; this is encoded by the coding sequence ATGACCGTGCTCATAGTTCTTGCGAGCGCGATGAGTCCGATTGCAGCGCATGCGGCAAGTTCTTCGGGGAACATAGACCCTGGTCAACGAGGATCTTTGACGGTGCACAAATATGCTCAGCCAAATGTCAATGCGGAGTTGCCCAACGACGGTTCAGAGATAGGGGCCGACAGGCTCGCTGACCTGACGGCGATTCCCGATGTCACTTTTTCGATCAAGAAGGTTCCTGGCGTTGATCTGAGCACGGAAAGTGGGTGGGATGCCGTTGAATCCGCATACAGCGGTGATGATGCCATAGGCAATGCGGTTTCGGCCACAAAGGATGTGACGGCTCAGACCGCGACGACCGATGCCTCTGGCATCGCGAATTTCCCTGATCTGGACTTGGGCGTCTACCTCGTTCAGGAAACTGCCACGCCAACGAACGTGACGGCGTCGCAGCCGGTCGTCGTGACGGTTCCGCTTCCTAAAGCAGACAACGATGGTTCGTGGCTTTATGATGTTCATCTGTATCCGAAGAATGTCGTCTCTTCGATAGTCAAGAAGGTCGAGCAGGGATCGACGACCGAAAAGCCGGTCATCTGGACGATTGAGTCTTCGATTCCCGGTGGCAGGCCGACCGACATGTATCGTGTCGTCGATCTTTTGGATCCCCGTCTCGAACTGCTTTCAAGCGCGGTCACACTGACGGGTGGCTCAGGTGTGAAGCTGGTTTCCTCCGAGGACTATGTCGTCACGTCCTCGACGGCGGCGAGTGGAACCACGGTTTCGATCACGTTCACCGAAGCTGGTCGCGGCAAGCTCTTCTCGGCGATTGCGGCAGATCCGCAGAGTGCGGTGCGAACCGTGCTGACAACCAAGGTCACTGCTCTGGGAGCCGATGGGTTGATACCGAATTCGGCGACGCTGTTCCCTAATTCCTCGACGACTGTCGTCTCGAACAAGCCGAAGGCGGTCTTTGGCAATCTGACCTTGAAGAAGGTCGATGCGAGCAATCAGCGTGCGCTTAAGGGAGCGCGCTTCCAGATATTCTCATCGCTGTCCGACGCGCAGGCAGCGAAGGATGCGATCACTGTGAACGGAAGCTCCGCTTGGACTTCGGATGACAAGGGATTGCTGACCATCAGCGGTCTTGCATATGGCAATTATTGGATTCGAGAAGTCGCAGCGCCAGACGGATATGTGGCTTCGCATGACACGTTCATGGTGAAAGTCGATTCCTTCGACAATGCAAGCGACTACACGATATCGAACCTTGCAAAGAGCGTGACGAGCACGCCTGGGACCGTTCCTGGCTCGTACAGCTGGTACGGAGGTCCGCTTGCAAGGACCGGTTCGAGCATCGCCGCATTCGTAGTGCTGTTCGCAGTGGGTGGCGCCCTTGGTGCGGCACTGCTGAGAAGGAAATTCTCATCAAGCGCATATCTGGGGGGTGACCGGTGA
- a CDS encoding metal-sensitive transcriptional regulator, whose protein sequence is MKRIEGQVRAITRMIEDETYCIDVLTQIAASDKALKAVAIELLDSHLDHCVRSAIGHGGDEADAKVREASEAIARLVRS, encoded by the coding sequence ATGAAACGAATCGAGGGGCAGGTTCGGGCAATAACACGAATGATCGAGGACGAGACCTATTGCATCGATGTACTCACGCAGATCGCCGCCTCCGACAAGGCTCTCAAGGCCGTGGCCATCGAGCTGCTGGACAGTCACCTCGACCATTGCGTACGCAGCGCGATAGGCCATGGCGGCGATGAGGCCGATGCGAAGGTGCGAGAGGCGAGCGAGGCCATTGCGCGGCTCGTGCGATCATAG
- a CDS encoding class C sortase — protein sequence MLPQFSEIIGSGQRTRPSLPVRVMQSRLWNVVLAMLVLIGAAIALYPSGADWFSTISHSRTLQVYQSAVQSKNDAEQLRDLRLATRYNESLGPNTVLDPFAGTSEGGSDGNAVSETGDSSSARQYDSLLNPAGDGVMATIVVPKIGLDLPIYHGTTEETLARGIGHLYGTSLPVGGKGTHAVLTGHNGYALSQLFSNIHKLVKGDTFQIHVEGETLTYRVDQIQIVEPDDMSSLQRVSGKDYVTLVTCTPTGVNSHRLLVRGVRVDTSGVANASLNENLSADRVVIPFPWWAVWLGSALTAAVWIVAGPTITVPARHRRL from the coding sequence ATGCTTCCTCAATTCTCAGAGATCATAGGGTCCGGGCAGCGGACCAGGCCAAGTCTGCCTGTGCGTGTCATGCAAAGCAGATTGTGGAACGTTGTGCTTGCGATGCTTGTGCTGATCGGTGCGGCAATCGCTCTGTATCCGTCTGGCGCGGACTGGTTCTCGACCATATCGCACTCGCGGACGCTGCAGGTGTATCAGAGCGCCGTGCAGTCGAAGAACGATGCGGAGCAGCTCCGGGACCTGCGGCTTGCGACGCGATACAACGAATCCCTTGGGCCGAACACCGTACTCGATCCCTTCGCCGGGACTTCTGAAGGTGGCTCAGATGGGAATGCCGTCAGTGAGACCGGCGACTCATCCTCGGCCAGACAGTATGACAGCCTGCTCAATCCGGCGGGCGATGGGGTGATGGCAACGATCGTCGTTCCGAAGATCGGCCTTGATCTGCCGATCTATCATGGGACGACCGAGGAGACCCTCGCAAGGGGCATCGGCCATCTGTATGGCACATCCTTGCCTGTCGGAGGCAAGGGAACCCATGCCGTGCTCACGGGACACAATGGATATGCGCTATCGCAGCTGTTCTCAAATATCCATAAGCTCGTGAAGGGAGATACCTTTCAGATTCATGTCGAAGGTGAGACGCTGACATATCGGGTCGATCAGATACAGATTGTCGAGCCAGACGATATGTCGAGCCTTCAGAGAGTAAGCGGGAAAGACTACGTCACGCTTGTGACCTGCACTCCCACCGGAGTGAATTCACATAGGCTGCTTGTCCGGGGAGTTCGGGTCGATACCTCTGGCGTCGCAAACGCAAGCCTGAACGAGAATCTTTCTGCCGACAGGGTTGTCATTCCATTCCCATGGTGGGCGGTCTGGCTCGGTTCCGCCCTGACAGCCGCCGTGTGGATAGTTGCCGGACCGACCATCACGGTTCCTGCCCGTCACAGAAGGCTATGA
- a CDS encoding SpaH/EbpB family LPXTG-anchored major pilin, protein MKHHLQIGVAKSFAVSLLCVAVGAFGFVSTAQATEANVGNINPSAKGTVTIHKYSESSKKGSAASGHEDSSQVPDGAKPLADVVFTAYPITGIDLTTNAGWDAAATLTPGSFTVDTAAKTLSKGSSTYDLGTGIALPETDDNGVATSPLLSLGAYVFVETVTDGSNVVSSQPFVVTVPLPDSDGSWNYGIHVYPKNSITSLGKDVNDANAYKVGDTIAWPIKLSLPYLPAGKTYDTVEVYDTLDAALTYSGVTVVQGSTTFVPVTDYAVTQAGQKVTVAFTAVGRAKLVQGSDVTITLSTTVNESLEADADGIIYNQAFANVNDAKNVPSNKPHSDWGWLALEKYAEGKSEKSLAGAKFDVRNASGAVVTTLTTDDEGNAGPIALKAGNYTLVETAAPAGYELSSDQIPVTIAAGGKSEAKVLKIVNKQKTPVELPLSGGTGTLIFTVAGLSLIGVATGLTIRSRRRVAQADSLN, encoded by the coding sequence ATGAAGCACCATTTACAAATCGGCGTGGCAAAGTCGTTCGCTGTTTCATTGCTGTGCGTGGCGGTCGGAGCTTTCGGCTTCGTCTCAACGGCACAGGCGACCGAGGCCAATGTCGGCAACATCAATCCGTCTGCAAAGGGAACGGTCACGATACACAAATACAGCGAATCGAGCAAGAAGGGTTCGGCGGCCTCGGGTCATGAGGATTCCAGTCAGGTTCCGGATGGCGCCAAACCACTGGCGGATGTCGTGTTCACGGCCTATCCGATCACTGGCATCGATCTGACGACCAATGCGGGATGGGATGCTGCGGCGACGCTGACACCGGGATCCTTCACGGTCGACACGGCTGCAAAGACGCTTTCCAAGGGTTCATCCACCTATGATCTGGGTACGGGCATCGCCCTTCCTGAAACCGATGACAACGGAGTCGCGACGTCTCCACTGCTGAGTCTTGGGGCATACGTGTTCGTCGAAACGGTTACGGATGGCAGCAACGTCGTCAGCTCCCAGCCTTTCGTGGTGACCGTTCCTCTTCCTGATTCGGATGGTTCATGGAATTACGGCATTCATGTCTATCCAAAGAATTCGATCACCTCTCTTGGCAAAGATGTCAACGATGCCAATGCATATAAGGTCGGAGACACCATTGCCTGGCCAATCAAGCTCAGTCTCCCATATCTGCCAGCGGGCAAGACCTACGATACCGTCGAGGTCTATGACACCTTGGATGCGGCATTGACCTATTCCGGCGTGACGGTGGTCCAGGGGAGCACGACATTCGTGCCAGTCACCGATTACGCAGTCACCCAGGCGGGTCAGAAGGTGACGGTGGCCTTCACTGCGGTGGGCAGAGCCAAGCTGGTGCAGGGTTCGGACGTCACCATCACACTTTCGACCACGGTCAACGAATCCCTCGAGGCCGATGCGGACGGCATCATCTATAACCAGGCATTCGCAAACGTGAACGATGCCAAGAACGTTCCTTCGAACAAGCCGCACAGCGATTGGGGATGGCTCGCGCTTGAGAAGTATGCCGAAGGCAAGAGCGAGAAGTCTCTTGCCGGTGCGAAGTTCGATGTCAGGAACGCCTCTGGCGCGGTCGTCACGACGCTCACCACCGATGATGAGGGGAATGCAGGCCCAATCGCTCTCAAGGCGGGCAATTACACGCTCGTCGAAACAGCGGCGCCGGCAGGCTATGAGCTGAGTTCCGATCAGATTCCTGTGACCATCGCAGCCGGTGGCAAGAGCGAGGCGAAAGTGCTGAAGATAGTGAACAAGCAGAAGACACCGGTCGAGCTTCCTCTCAGCGGTGGAACGGGGACGCTGATCTTCACCGTAGCGGGTCTTTCGCTGATTGGAGTCGCTACCGGTCTCACTATTCGTTCACGCAGAAGAGTCGCACAGGCAGATTCGCTGAACTGA
- a CDS encoding SpaA isopeptide-forming pilin-related protein — MKSQNHKSFGQDALRHLYAIFAVVAMLATAGIVASLNPQRAEAATTTALSCATGNFYTVTSNGSVYRVTASGDVVNTALSNTGISFPVANRGDINGLAIGSSGSTAFAFERTSSTVAIKRWDASTGAVQSSAFTTLTKPSNLSFSASDLIAGGINPTDSNGYYYFGGFGTSNTGANSFLIWKANPTTFAVSFVGYISLPSDVVGTNGDLAFDQSGNLYVLSSSGSANHIIGVTTSALSAASGASIPYASRPSIDGSGLTYNGMAFSNTGTVYVQGQSNSVTRIGVTDPTQGGEPTQTYRVRDGSNDIDGVDLASCQTPPTIQALKKNVVARYDATDQFTLSITPLGSSAASATATTSGSIIGPQNEVAGPVIAVPGSTYVLEEVGAGSPTADLSKYSSSLSCIDANNGGAAVAVTPVAGSTTKYTMTIPTNTVAAISCTFTNKAVQKLWNFYLQKYGPQATSSTSPTALDGASFEILSDSGNQPGSVLATYNPTAVSGQTGKFSVSNIPEGTYWLREANVPTGYDGLASPVQFKVNSDGTVALTTGSSQVSVVTDQTGKVFTLNVSDPQKPGVELPNTGGEGTVMYLLIGLFVLFGGIAGSVLTKRIRPAR; from the coding sequence ATGAAATCACAGAATCATAAGAGCTTCGGACAGGATGCCTTGCGTCATCTGTATGCTATCTTCGCCGTGGTCGCCATGCTGGCGACGGCGGGAATCGTGGCTTCGCTGAATCCTCAGCGCGCTGAAGCTGCGACGACCACAGCGCTGTCGTGCGCCACTGGGAATTTCTATACGGTCACCTCGAACGGAAGCGTATACAGGGTGACGGCAAGCGGCGATGTCGTGAACACCGCTCTTTCGAACACAGGAATAAGCTTCCCTGTTGCAAATCGAGGGGACATCAACGGACTGGCCATCGGTTCAAGCGGGAGTACCGCGTTCGCCTTCGAGCGCACTTCCTCCACCGTAGCCATAAAGCGATGGGATGCCTCGACAGGGGCGGTCCAGTCTTCGGCATTCACTACCTTGACGAAGCCCAGCAATCTCAGCTTCTCTGCCTCTGATCTGATCGCAGGTGGAATAAACCCGACCGATTCCAACGGATACTATTATTTCGGCGGATTCGGCACATCAAACACAGGAGCCAACAGCTTCCTGATATGGAAGGCGAATCCGACCACCTTCGCAGTCAGCTTCGTCGGATACATCAGCCTTCCATCCGATGTGGTAGGTACCAATGGCGATCTGGCCTTCGATCAATCTGGAAATCTGTATGTTCTGTCCAGTTCAGGAAGCGCCAATCACATCATCGGCGTCACGACATCCGCCCTTTCGGCGGCGAGCGGAGCAAGCATCCCATATGCCTCAAGGCCAAGCATCGATGGGTCAGGGCTGACATACAACGGGATGGCCTTCAGCAACACCGGCACCGTCTACGTTCAGGGACAGAGCAATTCCGTGACACGGATTGGCGTGACGGACCCGACTCAGGGTGGGGAGCCGACGCAGACCTATCGGGTCCGTGATGGCAGCAATGACATCGATGGCGTGGACCTGGCTTCCTGCCAGACTCCTCCGACGATTCAGGCGCTGAAAAAGAACGTGGTGGCGCGATATGACGCCACCGATCAATTCACGCTTTCGATCACGCCGTTGGGAAGCAGCGCGGCCAGTGCGACCGCGACCACGAGCGGATCGATCATAGGTCCGCAGAATGAAGTGGCCGGCCCAGTCATAGCTGTCCCCGGATCGACCTATGTGCTCGAAGAGGTCGGGGCTGGTTCACCGACCGCAGACCTCTCCAAGTATTCGTCATCGCTGAGCTGCATCGATGCCAACAATGGCGGAGCCGCGGTCGCCGTCACCCCTGTTGCGGGCAGCACGACGAAATACACGATGACGATACCGACGAACACCGTTGCCGCCATATCGTGCACCTTCACGAACAAGGCCGTGCAGAAGCTGTGGAACTTCTATCTGCAGAAATATGGCCCACAGGCGACATCAAGCACCTCTCCGACCGCTCTCGATGGCGCAAGCTTCGAGATCCTGTCTGACAGCGGCAATCAGCCTGGAAGCGTGCTGGCCACATATAACCCGACTGCAGTGAGCGGGCAGACGGGAAAGTTCTCGGTCAGCAACATACCCGAGGGCACATATTGGCTTAGGGAAGCCAATGTTCCAACGGGATACGACGGACTTGCAAGTCCGGTGCAGTTCAAGGTGAATTCGGATGGAACCGTTGCGCTCACCACAGGCTCCTCCCAGGTTTCGGTCGTAACCGACCAGACCGGAAAAGTGTTCACTCTGAACGTCTCCGATCCGCAGAAACCAGGGGTCGAATTGCCCAATACGGGTGGGGAGGGAACCGTGATGTATCTGCTCATAGGACTGTTCGTGCTGTTCGGCGGCATTGCAGGCTCGGTGCTTACAAAAAGGATCAGGCCAGCAAGGTAG
- a CDS encoding LacI family DNA-binding transcriptional regulator, translating to MGIHQTNIQDIAKICHVSTATVSRALNHKPGVSNSLRSEIIATAKKYGYLPDNHARAMRMGSSTNVCLVVRTGQDVAHLLTMQDFEMFQQTLGMRLSTIYVPYDSDVIGAMVSEENRTSVSLFIIIGWTLVSDSRRFAQVRQPILFVSSDDAPADYAAIVGDDRFGSEQAANALLEAGHRRMLVLTEENSAGLSYFKERIDGVKDAFRHHDLSFGSATIFSVPIDYRSYKASAERFVSRTIIPYLEDVSGVQPTAIAVMSDFLAAALVHELYERGFHVPEQLSVTSFGGWDIANYFPQPITSWVQPIPDLLRATLHAVPLLLSKTDFSGTIALGSMHPNGIEGSARATSSTRFVVSGFMRKGRTVRALA from the coding sequence ATGGGGATTCATCAGACGAATATTCAGGATATTGCAAAAATCTGCCACGTAAGCACGGCGACTGTCTCAAGGGCGCTGAATCATAAACCGGGTGTAAGTAACTCTTTGCGCAGCGAAATCATCGCCACGGCGAAAAAATATGGATATCTGCCCGACAACCATGCCAGAGCGATGCGAATGGGCTCGTCGACCAACGTTTGCCTGGTCGTTCGAACCGGTCAGGACGTCGCGCATCTCTTGACCATGCAGGACTTTGAAATGTTTCAGCAGACCTTGGGAATGAGGCTTTCGACCATCTACGTTCCTTATGACAGCGATGTTATCGGCGCCATGGTCAGCGAGGAAAATCGCACCAGCGTGTCACTGTTCATCATCATCGGCTGGACTCTGGTCTCCGACTCACGGCGCTTCGCGCAGGTCAGACAGCCCATTCTGTTCGTTTCCTCGGATGATGCACCGGCTGACTATGCAGCAATCGTCGGAGACGACCGTTTCGGATCGGAGCAGGCCGCCAACGCATTGCTCGAGGCGGGTCACCGGCGGATGCTTGTCCTGACCGAGGAGAATTCCGCAGGATTGTCGTATTTCAAGGAGCGCATCGATGGCGTCAAGGATGCCTTTCGGCATCATGACCTTTCTTTCGGCAGCGCCACGATCTTTTCCGTCCCAATCGACTATCGAAGCTACAAGGCTTCGGCCGAGCGCTTCGTTTCACGCACGATCATTCCGTATCTTGAAGACGTGTCCGGCGTCCAGCCAACGGCCATAGCGGTTATGAGCGATTTCCTTGCCGCGGCGCTGGTCCACGAACTCTACGAACGCGGCTTTCACGTTCCTGAGCAGCTCTCCGTTACCAGCTTCGGTGGATGGGACATAGCCAACTACTTCCCGCAACCAATCACCTCCTGGGTGCAGCCCATACCCGACCTGCTGAGGGCGACCCTGCATGCCGTGCCGCTGCTGCTTTCGAAGACTGACTTCAGCGGCACCATCGCCCTGGGCAGCATGCATCCCAATGGCATCGAGGGTTCAGCAAGGGCAACCTCATCGACCCGCTTCGTGGTTTCCGGCTTTATGAGGAAGGGAAGAACGGTTCGCGCGCTTGCATAG
- the dcd gene encoding dCTP deaminase yields the protein MLLSDGDINAAYREGRISLDPWTPEMVQPASVDVRLDRFFRVFNNHEYTYVDPAEDQGQLTEQFEVRSGDPWILHPGEFVLGSTWEYIKLDASIAARLEGKSSLGRLGILTHSTAGFVDPGFEGHITLELSNVSTLPVKLWPGMKIGQMCFFSLSSPAENPYGSKGAGSHYQGQRGPTPSRSFVNFYKADVSQ from the coding sequence ATGCTATTGAGCGACGGCGACATCAATGCTGCATATCGAGAGGGACGCATCTCATTGGATCCCTGGACCCCTGAAATGGTTCAACCGGCCAGCGTCGACGTGCGATTGGATCGGTTCTTCCGAGTGTTCAACAATCACGAATACACCTATGTGGATCCGGCAGAGGATCAGGGACAGCTCACGGAGCAGTTCGAGGTCCGCAGCGGCGACCCTTGGATCCTGCATCCAGGGGAGTTCGTGTTGGGCTCGACATGGGAATACATCAAGTTGGATGCGAGCATCGCAGCTCGTCTTGAAGGCAAAAGCTCGCTGGGTCGTCTGGGCATACTGACCCATTCGACGGCAGGCTTCGTGGACCCAGGGTTTGAAGGGCATATCACACTTGAGCTTTCGAACGTCAGCACGCTCCCTGTCAAGCTATGGCCTGGCATGAAGATTGGTCAGATGTGCTTCTTCAGCCTGTCCTCGCCAGCAGAGAATCCTTATGGATCGAAAGGAGCCGGATCGCATTACCAAGGGCAACGCGGACCGACTCCATCTCGCTCCTTCGTCAACTTCTACAAGGCTGACGTCTCTCAATAA